The region CTCGGTGGTGGCGCTGGGGCAGGGGGCGCGCCAGAAGGTGATCAACGACATCAGCTCCATGGGCACCAACGTCATCGACATCTATCCCGGCAACGACTGGGGGGACGAGGACGCCGGCAGCATCTACACCCTGGTGCCGGCGGACATGGAGGCGCTCAGGTCCCAGGTCTACGTGGACAGCGCCACCCCGGGCACCAGCGGCAGCCAGCTGGTGCGCTACCGCAACATCAAGGCCAGCGCCTCCATCAGCGGCGTCGGCGAACAGTACTTCCGCGTGCGCGGCTACGAGATCGCCAAGGGGGCGGCCTTCGACGCCGAGGATGTGAAGCGGCAGGCCCAGGTGGTGGTGATCGACCAGAACACCAGCAAAAAATTCTTCCCCCGGGAAGAGCCCATCGGCAAGATCCTCTTCCTCGGCACGCTCCCCTGCCAGGTCATCGGGGTGACCAAGGAGAAGGAGAGCGCCTTCGGCAACAACCAGAACCTGGAGATCTGGATGCCCTACAGCGCCGCCATGAGCAGGCTTCTGGGACAGACCTACTTCAGCTCCATCACGGTCCGGGTGCGGGAGGGGGTCTCCAACCAGATCGCCGAGCAGAGCATCATCAAGCTGCTCAAGCAGCGTCACGGCATCAAGGACTTCTACACCAACAGCAGCGACAGCATCCTCAAGACCGTGAAGAAGACCACCGCCACCCTCACCCTGATGATCTCGGCCATTGCCGTGATCTCGCTCATCGTGGGGGGATCGGGGTCATGAACATCATGCTGGTCTCGGTCACGGAGCGCACCCACGAGATCGGCATCCGCATGGCGGTGGGCGCCCGGCAGAACGACATCATGCAACAGTTCCTCATCGAATCGGTGCTGGTCTGCCTCATCGGCGGCTCCATCGGCATCGTGCTCTCCTATGGCGTGGGGGTGGTCTTCCATATGTTCGTCACGAGCTTCACCATGAAATTTTCCATTTTTTCCATCGTTTCGGCATTTCTCTGCTCATCCATGATCGGGGTCATGTTCGGCTTCCTGCCGGCGCGCAACGCCGCCCGGCTCGACCCGATCGAAGCGCTGGCACGGGAGTAACGACCATGATGATCCGATACCGCGCGCCGCACTGCCGGGCGCTGGCCCTGCTGCTCGCCGCCGCCCTGATGACGGGGGGGTGCAGCCTGCTGCCCCGCAGCGATTATGCGCCCCCCCAGGTCAATCTGCCCCGCCAGTGGCAGGGAGCGACCACCACCGGCACGGCGGTGGCCGCCGGGAAGCAGTGGTGGCAGGGGTTCAACGACCCGCTGCTGGACGAGTTGATCGAGCGGGCGCTCACCACCAACAACGACCTGGCCGTGGCCGCCATCAAGGTCCGCCGGGCCCAACTCACCGCCCGGCTGACCAACACCAACCTGACCCCCTCCGTGAGCGTCGAGGGGAGCAGCAGCATCAGCCGGGACCTGAAGAACCACGCCGATACCCAGTCCCACAGCATCACCGGGTCGCTGAGCTACGAGGTGGACCTGTGGGGCAAGCTTGCCGCCGCGCGGGACGCCAGCCGCTGGGAGGCCGAGGCCACGGAGGTGGACCGCCAGAGCACGGCGTTGTCGCTCATCGGCACCACGGCGGCGGATTACTGGCAGGTCGCCTACCTGAACCAGCTCATCACCCTCGGCGAGGCGAGCATCGCCTATGCGGAAAAGACCCTGGAGCTGGTGGAGGTGAAATACCGGGCCGGCGCCGTCTCCAGCCTGGACCTGATCCAGGCCCGACAGACCGTGGCCACCCAGAAGGCCGACCTGGCCTCGCTCCTGCGCCAGCGGGCCGAGGCGCGCAACGCCCTGGCGATCCTGTTTGACCAGGCGCCGCAGAACAGCGTGCCGGAACGGCAGCGGCTCCCGGACGGCCCGCTGCCCGCCGTGGAGGCCGGCCTGCCCGCCAGCCTGCTGGGGCAGCGGCCCGACGTGCACGCCGCCGAACTGCGCCTCAAGGAATACCTGGCAAATGTGGACAATACGCGGGCCAGCTACTATCCGGCCCTCACCCTGACCGGCAGCCTGGGGAGCAGCAGCACCAGCCTGGCGAACGTGCTGCAGAACCCGGTCGCCGCCCTGGGCGCCGGCCTGACCCTGCCGTTTTTGCAGTGGAACACCATGCGGTTGAACGTGAAGATCTCGGAGTCCCAGTACGAGCAGGCGGTGGTCTCGTTCCGGCAGACCCTGTACGCGGCCCTGAGCGACGTGGAGAACGCCCTGGCGGGACGCACCCAGTATGAAGCGGAGGGGAAACGGTTGGAAGAGGCGCTGGCGCTGGCGCAGCGGTCCGAGGAGTTGGCCGGGATCCGCTACCGCGCCGGCTATACCGCGGTGCAACTCTGGCTGGACGCCCAGGAGAGCCGGCGCAGCGCCGAAAAGAGCCTGGCGGCGAACCGCCTGAACCGGCTCAAGAACCTCATGACGCTCTACCAGGCGTTGGGGGGGAGATGGGGAAGGCTGCACCAGCCCCGGAATGACAAGTACGAACAGCACATTCAACATCCGCCACAGAGACACGGAGACACAGAGGTTCACAGAGAAAAGCTGAGAAACATAGAGAAAAGCAGGACATCATCGGGGAAGAGCAACGTTGGAATTCGCTGTTTTTGTGTGCCGTGCTCCTGGTCTTCTCTGTGTCTCTGCGTCTCTGTGGCAGATGTGTCTTTTGCTTTTTACCGGTTAAGCCCCCGCATCAATGCTGGACGAACGCGAAGCTCCCCCCCAGGGTGGCGTAGGCGTTCATCATCCTGTCCAGCCCTTTCTTTTCCTGCTCCGTAATGGTCCGTACCCGCTCGCTCGATTTCCCGATGCAGGTGAGGGTCGCCGTGCGCGCCTTGATCAGGGCGCGCATGATGTCGTAGGTGCGTTGGTCCACCGGGGTGTCGAAATACTCGCCCACCTTGCCGGGGGATTTCTCCTGCTTGACGGCCGTGGCCGGCAGGGTGAAGGTCCTGGCGTCCGCCTTGATCCTGAAGCCGGTGATGTCCAGGGGGCGCTTGCCCACGGACTGGATGCAGAACTTGGGCCAGACGGTCCCGGACACCTCCACCAGGTAGAGGAAAAGCCCGTCGCTGAACCGGTCCCGGGGGGTGGATTCGTCCAGGTAGCGCAGGGGGCTCTGGCGCGTGTCCGCCTCCTTCCTGATGCCGGGCAGCTTGCGGGCCTGGGGCATGGCGGCCAGTTGCTTGCGCAGCTCCTCGTATTCCGGCGAGTTTTTGGGCGCCTTGCTCAGCTGCATATGGGCCGTGGAGTAGTCCCCCTGGCTTACCGCCTCGCGGACGGCATCCGCGGCCGGCTTGGCGGTGGCCTTGGCGATGATGTCCGCCTTGTCGGTTTCGGAGACCACCACGGTCGTCTGCGTATCCCTGGGGGAGCGGGGCGTTGTTTCGTTCTGTTTGAAGTACTGGTTGAGGGCGAAGAAGACGAGCGGCAGCAGGAAGGCGATGCAGACAAAGATGATGGCGTAACGGGTGTCTTCGGACAGCTTTGTTTTGAACATCGGCGGTTCCTTCGCTGGGGACGATGGTTGCTGCTTCAGGTCGTTTTATACCCTTAATGAGAGAAAATAGCCAGAGTGAATGGGGCGGGGGGGCGTCAGAGGCAGGCCCCGATCCTGCGGAGCGCTTCCAGGGCCCCGCAGGGGATGGACAGGTGGGGGGCGTCGATCTCCGCCTCCCGCGGGTTGATGCGGATGACCGTGGTGCCGGGCAGGGCGCCGAGCCGTTCCGACAGGCGCCGGATGGTGGGGAGCGCCCGCCCGGCACCCAGCTCGATCACCACGGTGCGCCGGCCGCGGCTCTCTTCCCGGAACCGGTCGAAGCGCCGTTCCTGTTCCGCGGTGCGTTCGGACAGCCAGGCATCGTCCCCGAACATGAGGATATTGGGGCGGCTCACGGCGTTGCAGGCGATGCAGCGGGGGATGGCGCGGGCCCGCATGGTCTCGGGGTTGACCGGAATCTCCCCGGTATTGGCCCAGATGCGCCGGCTGCACGGGATGGTGCACTGCAGCCAGTGGATCGAGCCGTGCACCTCCAGGATGCGCTCCTCCGGGTAGCCCCCCTTCTGGAACTGGCCGTCCACGTTGGAGGTCACCACGAAGGAGGCGGCCCGGTTCCGTTCGATCCACCCCCGCATGAGGGCGAAACCCTCGTGGGGGACGGTGGCGCGGTACAGGGTGGTGCGGTGGCCGTAAAAGCCCCAGCCGAAGGCCGGGTCCCGGTGGAAATGTTCGGGGTTGGCCGCCTCCTCGAAGGAGAGGCCGAGACGGGCGTAGGGGGGATAGGCGCGCCAGAACCCCTGGTCGCCGCGGAAGTCGGGCAGGCCGGAATCGACCCCCATGCCGGCGCCGGCGGTGATGATGATCGCCTCCGCCTCCCCGATCGCTGCCGCCGCCCGTCGGAACATGGCCGTCCCGTCAGGAGAGGAGGTGCACGAAGAGGCCGCTGCGCAGCTTGGGCTCGAACCAGGTGGATTTGGGGGGCATGATGCGGTCCTGGTCGGCCAGCTCGATCAGTTCGCGGATCGACGTGGGAAAGAGGGAGAAGGCCACGGCATGCTCGCCCGAATCCACCAGCTTCGCCAACTCCTCGTTCCCCCTGATGCCGCCCACGAAATGGATGCGTTTGTCGGTGCGGGGGTTGCCGATGCCCAGGACCGGGTCCAGCAGGTGGTTCTGGAGGATCGATACGTCCAGGCGGCCGACCGTGTCCGACTCGTCCACGACGGCGTCGCGGGCATGGAGCTGGTACCAGTGCCCCTCCAGGTACATGCCGAACTGGTGCCGCTCGCACGGCACGACCGGGACCGGGGAGGGGAGGATGGTGAAGTCCCGCTCCACCCGGGCCATGAATTCGGCCGCGGTGCGGCCGTTCAGGTCCTTGACGGCCCGGTTGTAGGGCATGATGTTGAGCTGGGTCTCGGGGAAGATGACGGTCAGGAAGACGTTGTACTCCTCCCGGCCGGTGTGTCCCGGGTTCTTTTCCCGGCGCAGTTCGCGCACCCGGCCGGCGGCGGCGCTGCGGTGGTGGCCGTCGGCCACGTACAGGCGGGGGATGGCGGCGAACAGGCCGGTCAGCCGGCCGATGAGCGCCGGGTCGGCGACGATCCAGAGGGTATGGCTCACCCCGTCGTCGGTGGTGAAGTCGTATTCGGGAGGGGCGGCCGCGATCCCCGCGATGAGCGCCTCGATCTCCGCGCTGGAGCGGGAGAGGTAGAAGACCGGCTCGTCGTTGGCGTCCAGGCAGTCGATGTGCCTGACCCGGTCGTCCTCCTTGTCGGCCCTGGTGAGCTCGTGCTTCTTGATCACGCCGGACTGGTAGTCGTCCACGCTGGTGCAGGCCACCAGGCCGGTCTGGGTGATCTCTCCCATGCGCTGGCGGTAGACGTAGAAGCATTCCCGGTCGTCCTGGACCAGGACGCCGCGCCGGACGAAGTCGGCCAGGTTCTGCCTCCCCTGCGCATAGACCGGCTCGTCGTGGGGATCGGTGCCGGCGGCCAGGTCGATCTCCGGCCGGGAGATGTGGAGGAAGCTGTTGGGGTTGCCGGCCGCCATGCGCCGGGCCTCTTCCACGTTCATCACGTCGTAGGGGAGGGCCGCAACCTTGTCGGCCAGTTCTTTGGGAGGGCGCAGGGCCCGGAACGGTTTGATGAATGCCATGGTAAAACCTCGTGGTCGTATAACGTTATGCGCGCATAACCCCGGAGAAAGGCTGACACCTGCCACAGAGACACAGAGACGCAGAGGTACACAGAGAAAGGCAAAAAGTTTTATTGCGGTAAACCGTCATCAAGAGTCTTTGTTTATGCTTGCCTTGCTCCTGGTTTTCTCTGTGTCTCCGTGTCTCTGTGGCGGATGTCAGTCTTTCCGAATTATCGCTTGAGAATCATTGGAAATACCTGCGCGCCCCGATGAAGCGCCGCTCGAAATAGCTCTCGTCCACCGCCGACACCTTGATGTCCTCGCCGCGGCGGGGGGCGTGCACGAACTTGCCGCTCCCCACGTAGATGCCCACGTGGCTGATGCTGTCGGTGGAGGAGCCGAAAAAGAGCAGGTCCCCGTCCCGCAGGTCATCCTTGGCCACCTGGTCGCCGGCCTTGAACTGGTCCCGGGAGGTCCGGGGGATGCTGAGGCCGCACAGGTTGTAGACCGCCCGCACGAAACCGCTGCAGTCCATGCCGTCCACCACGTTCTCCCCGCCCCAGCGGTAGGGGATGCCCACGAAGCGTTCGGCGGTGCGGGCGGCGATGGCGCCCATGTCCCGGTCGCCCCGCGCCGGTTTCTGGCGCCCCCCCTCCGCGACCTTGCCGGTCCGGGCCGTGCCCTTGTCCCGCGCCGTTTTGGCGCCCGTGGTCGCACGGGGGCGGTGATCTCTTCACCGGCCGGTTTCTGCCACTCCGGGTCCCGGGGGCGGGCAAAGACGATCTCGTTGGGGGGGCGATGTAGT is a window of Geobacter sp. FeAm09 DNA encoding:
- a CDS encoding Sir2 family NAD-dependent protein deacetylase yields the protein MFRRAAAAIGEAEAIIITAGAGMGVDSGLPDFRGDQGFWRAYPPYARLGLSFEEAANPEHFHRDPAFGWGFYGHRTTLYRATVPHEGFALMRGWIERNRAASFVVTSNVDGQFQKGGYPEERILEVHGSIHWLQCTIPCSRRIWANTGEIPVNPETMRARAIPRCIACNAVSRPNILMFGDDAWLSERTAEQERRFDRFREESRGRRTVVIELGAGRALPTIRRLSERLGALPGTTVIRINPREAEIDAPHLSIPCGALEALRRIGACL
- a CDS encoding DUF1015 domain-containing protein → MAFIKPFRALRPPKELADKVAALPYDVMNVEEARRMAAGNPNSFLHISRPEIDLAAGTDPHDEPVYAQGRQNLADFVRRGVLVQDDRECFYVYRQRMGEITQTGLVACTSVDDYQSGVIKKHELTRADKEDDRVRHIDCLDANDEPVFYLSRSSAEIEALIAGIAAAPPEYDFTTDDGVSHTLWIVADPALIGRLTGLFAAIPRLYVADGHHRSAAAGRVRELRREKNPGHTGREEYNVFLTVIFPETQLNIMPYNRAVKDLNGRTAAEFMARVERDFTILPSPVPVVPCERHQFGMYLEGHWYQLHARDAVVDESDTVGRLDVSILQNHLLDPVLGIGNPRTDKRIHFVGGIRGNEELAKLVDSGEHAVAFSLFPTSIRELIELADQDRIMPPKSTWFEPKLRSGLFVHLLS
- a CDS encoding C40 family peptidase, which codes for MGAIAARTAERFVGIPYRWGGENVVDGMDCSGFVRAVYNLCGLSIPRTSRDQFKAGDQVAKDDLRDGDLLFFGSSTDSISHVGIYVGSGKFVHAPRRGEDIKVSAVDESYFERRFIGARRYFQ